The sequence below is a genomic window from bacterium.
TCATTAGGCCTCGGGCTGCGGGAGGCCCTTTCGCGCCCCAGCGGCGTTGGACCTCGCTTCGCTCGGCGGCGGCCACCAGGCCGCCTCCTCGCGACCTGCGGTCCTGCCTTGCTGGGACACGAAATGACGCTCCCGCAGGACCGAGGCAGCACGTTTCAGTCCGTTGCCAGGACGAAAGATCCCGCGCGTGCCTGGCCGCGGGCAGCGAATCCACGTGCCTGATGACGCTCCCGAAGCGCCGGGCCAGCCAATTCCCGGGAGGCCCTTTCGCGCCCCAGCGGCGTTGCTCCTCGCCTCGCTCGTGCGGCGTACACCAGTACGCCTCCTCGCGGGCTTGTCGCGGCCTTGCCAGGACGAAAGATCCCGCGCGTGCCTGGCCGCGGGCAGCGAATCCACGTGCCGGACGACGCTCCCGCAGGACCGAGGCAGCAGGTGCCCGGGCCCTTCCCGGTGATGCGTTTTCTCCGGCGTCGGGTGTGGGATTCTTGACAGGCCGCGCCGCGGCGTGATACGAAATCTCACTTTACTATGAACCACTTTCACGTTCGCGACGACGAGCTCTGGTGCGAGGAGGTCCCGCTTCGCGCCCTGGCGCAGGAGTGCGGCACGCCGCTGTACGTCTACAGCCACGCCACGCTCCAGCGCCACTTCGCCGCCTTCGACGGGGCGTTCGCCGACGTCCCGCACCTGACCTGCTACGCCGTCAAGGCGAACTCGAACCTGGCGCTGCTCGGCCTGCTCGCCGGCTGGGGCGCGGGGATGGACGTGGTCTCCGGCGGGGAGCTGTTCCGGGCGCTGCGCGCCGGCTGCGACCCGAAGAAGATCGTCTACGCCGGGGTCGGCAAGACCGCGCGCGAGATCGCCGAGGCGCTGCGCGCCGGCATCCTCATGTTCAACGTCGAGTCCCTCGACGAGCTGCGGCAGATCGACCGCGTCGCCGGGGAGCTGGGGCTGCGCGCGCCGATCGCCCTGCGCGTGAACCCGGCGATCGACCCGCTCACGCACAAGTACATCGCGACGGGGCTCAAGGAGAGCAAGTTCGGCATCGAGGCCGAGAAGGTCCTCGAGACCTACCGCGAGGCGCTCACGCTCGGTCACGTCGACGTGGTGGGGATCCACTGCCACATCGGCTCGCAGATCACGCAGGTCGGCCCGTTCCGCGCGGCGGTCGACAAGATCGCCGAGCTGGTCCGCGAGGTGCGCGCGCTCGGCGCGGACCTGCGCCACGTCGACATCGGCGGCGGCCTCGGCATCAACTACAACGAGGAGGAGCCGCCCGAGCCGGGGCAGCTCTCGGCGGAGATCCTGCCGGTGCTGCGCGAGATCGGCGCGACGGTCGTCACGGAGCCGGGCCGCGTCATCGTCGGCAACGCCGGGGCGCTGATCGCGCGGGTCATCTACCGCAAGTACACCAGCGCGAAGAGCTTCCTCATCGTGGATGCCGGCATGAACGACCTGGTGCGCCCGAGCCTCTACGGCTCGTATCACCGCATCGTGCCGCTGGCGAAGACCCCGGGCACGCGCTGGCAGATGGATGTCGTCGGCCCGATCTGCGAGTCCGGCGACTTCCTCGCCAAGGACCGCGAGCTGCCGGCGGTGCCGCCGGGCGAGTGCGTCGCGGTGCTCTCGGCGGGCGCCTACGGCTTCGCGATGAGCTCGAACTACAACTCGCGGCCCCGCGCAGCGGAGGTGCTCGTCCGCGGCGGCTCGTACGCGGTCATCCGCGCGCGCGAGGGCTACGAGGACCTCGTGCGGGGCGAAGCCGCGCCCGCCGCCGGCCCGCTCGATTTCCGCGCGCCGGCCGCCCGGTGACGGGGAGCACGCTCCGGAGTCCCGCCATGGCGCCCCTTTCCTTCTGGAAGATGAGCGGCAGCGGCAACGACTTCATCCTCGTCGACAACCGCCGCGGCGCCGTCCCGGCCGGCGAGGGTGCCGCGCTGGCGCGCCGCCTCTGCGCGCGCGGGTTCTCGGTCGGCGCCGACGGGCTGATCCTCATCGAGCGCTCGCGCGAGGCGGACTTCGCCTGGCGTTTCCACAACGCCGACGGCAGCGAGGCCGCGATGTGCGGCAACGGCGGGCGCTGCGCGGCGCGGTTCGCCTTCCTGCGGAAGATCGCCCCCGCGCGCATGCGCTTTCTCACGGGCGCCGGGCTCATCCGCGCCGAGGTGCGCGGCGAGCGGGTCAAGCTCGAGCTGCCGCCGCCGGCCGGGTACCGCGAGGCCGTGCCCGTCGAGATCGCCGGAAACCCCGTCGAGGCCGGCTTCATCGTGGTCGGCGTTCCCCACGCGGTGCTGCACGCCGAGAGCCTCGAGAGCGTCCCGGTTGCCGAGTGGGGGCGGCCCCTGCGCCACCACGCGGCGTTCGGGCCGGCGGGCGCCAACGTCAACTTCTTCCGGGTCGAGGGGCCGCACGCGCTGCGGGTGCGGACCTACGAGCGCGGCGTCGAGGGGGAGACGCACGCCTGCGGCACCGGTTCGGTGGCGACGGTGCTGGTTGCGGCCGCCGCGGGGCTCGTGAGCAGCCCGGTGACGGTGACCACGAGCGGGGGCGAGAAGCTGCGGGTCTACTTCCGCCGCCGGGCGGGGGAGTTCGCGGAGGTCTTCCTCGAGGGGAGGGCCGACGTGGTGTACGAGGGCAGGCTCTGGGAGGCGCCCGCCGCGCCCGCGAGGGCGAAGCGGCGGGGCCGGGAAGGGAGATGAGCGAGATGTTCACCGGTTCCATGACCGCGCTGGTCACTCCGATCCGCGACGGCGAGTTCGACGAGCGGGCCTTCCGCGAGCTGATCGAGTTCCAGATCGCGGAGGGGACGGACGGCCTCGTGCCCTGCGGCACGACGGGCGAGTCGGCGACGCTCTCGCACGAGGAGCACGACCGTGTCGTCGAGGTCTGCGTCCAGGCCGTGCGGGGCCGCGTGCCCGTCATCGCCGGCGCGGGCTCGAACTCCACGCGCGAGGCGCTGCGCCTGACCCGGCACGCGAAGGAGGTCGGCGCCAGCGCGGCGCTGCTGATCACGCCGTACTACAACAAGCCGACGCAGGAGGGGCTCTTCCGCCACTTCGCGCACGTCGCCGAGCGCGTCGACATCCCGATCGTGCTCTACAACGTCCCGGGGCGCACGGGCGTGAACCTGCTGCCGGAGACGGTGGCGCGCCTCGCCGCGATCCCGAACATCGTCGCGATCAAGGAGGCCACCGCGGACCTGCGCCAGGCCAGCCGCATCATCGAGCTCTGCGGCGACTCGATCACGGTGATCTCGGGCGACGACTTCACCGTGCTGCCGATGCTCTCGATCGGCGGCAAGGGCGTGATCTCGGTCGTCTCCAACATCGCGCCCGGGCTCATGGCGCGCCTCTGCGACTCCTTCTTCGCCGGCGACCTGGCCGGGGCGCGCGACGCGCACTACCGGCTCTTCCCGCTCTCGGAGGCGATGTTCATCGAGACCAACCCGATCCCCGTCAAGACCGCCCTCGGGATCATGGGGCGGATCGTGCCGGAGTTCCGGCTGCCGCTCTGCCCGATGGGCGAGAAGAACCGCGAGCGGCTCGAGGCCGCGCTGCGGGCCGCCGGCCTCGTCGGCTGAAGGAGCGCGCGATGGAGCGGGTTCGCGCAGTGGTGGCCGGCGCCGGCGGGCGCATGGGCCAGCGGATCGTCGCGGCGCTCGACGGGCAGGCGGGGATCGCGCTCGCCGGGGCGTTCGAGCGCGCGGGGCACCCCGGGCTCGGGTGCGACGCGGGCGTGGCGGCGGGCACGCGCGCCACGGGCGTCGTGATCGAGGAGGGGATCGAGCGGGTGCTGCCGGCCGGGGACGTGCTCATCGACTTCACGGCGCCGGAGGCCTCGCTGCGCCACGTGGAGGCCGCGCTGCGCCTCGACAAGGCGGTCGTGCTCGGCACGACCGGGATGGATGCGGCGCAGCTGGCGGCGCTCGAGAAGGCGTCGCGCAAGATCCCGATCGTGTTCGCGCCCAACATGAGCGTCGGCGTCAACCTGCTCTTCAAGGTCCTCGCGGACGTGGCCGCGGTGCTCGGCGACGCCTACGACGTGGAGATCGTCGAGGCGCACCACCGCTTCAAGAAGGACGCGCCCTCGGGGACGGCCAAGAAGATGGCGCAGGTGATCGCCGAGACGCTGCGGCGCGACCTGGACAAGGTCGCGGTGCCGGGGCGCTCGGGGATGGTCGGCGAGCGCAAGCCCGAGGAGATCGGGATCCTCGCGGTGCGCGGCGGCGACATCGTCGGCGACCACACGGTGATCTTCGCGGGCCTCGGCGAGCGCGTCGAGATCACGCACCGGGCCCACTCGCGCGACACGTTCGCCCGCGGCGCGGTGCGGGCCGCCGGCTGGGTGGTCGGCCGCGTCCCGGGCCTCTACGACATGATGGACGTTCTCGGACTGAAATAGGAGACCAGATGACCG
It includes:
- the dapB gene encoding 4-hydroxy-tetrahydrodipicolinate reductase — translated: MERVRAVVAGAGGRMGQRIVAALDGQAGIALAGAFERAGHPGLGCDAGVAAGTRATGVVIEEGIERVLPAGDVLIDFTAPEASLRHVEAALRLDKAVVLGTTGMDAAQLAALEKASRKIPIVFAPNMSVGVNLLFKVLADVAAVLGDAYDVEIVEAHHRFKKDAPSGTAKKMAQVIAETLRRDLDKVAVPGRSGMVGERKPEEIGILAVRGGDIVGDHTVIFAGLGERVEITHRAHSRDTFARGAVRAAGWVVGRVPGLYDMMDVLGLK
- the lysA gene encoding diaminopimelate decarboxylase → MNHFHVRDDELWCEEVPLRALAQECGTPLYVYSHATLQRHFAAFDGAFADVPHLTCYAVKANSNLALLGLLAGWGAGMDVVSGGELFRALRAGCDPKKIVYAGVGKTAREIAEALRAGILMFNVESLDELRQIDRVAGELGLRAPIALRVNPAIDPLTHKYIATGLKESKFGIEAEKVLETYREALTLGHVDVVGIHCHIGSQITQVGPFRAAVDKIAELVREVRALGADLRHVDIGGGLGINYNEEEPPEPGQLSAEILPVLREIGATVVTEPGRVIVGNAGALIARVIYRKYTSAKSFLIVDAGMNDLVRPSLYGSYHRIVPLAKTPGTRWQMDVVGPICESGDFLAKDRELPAVPPGECVAVLSAGAYGFAMSSNYNSRPRAAEVLVRGGSYAVIRAREGYEDLVRGEAAPAAGPLDFRAPAAR
- the dapA gene encoding 4-hydroxy-tetrahydrodipicolinate synthase; this translates as MFTGSMTALVTPIRDGEFDERAFRELIEFQIAEGTDGLVPCGTTGESATLSHEEHDRVVEVCVQAVRGRVPVIAGAGSNSTREALRLTRHAKEVGASAALLITPYYNKPTQEGLFRHFAHVAERVDIPIVLYNVPGRTGVNLLPETVARLAAIPNIVAIKEATADLRQASRIIELCGDSITVISGDDFTVLPMLSIGGKGVISVVSNIAPGLMARLCDSFFAGDLAGARDAHYRLFPLSEAMFIETNPIPVKTALGIMGRIVPEFRLPLCPMGEKNRERLEAALRAAGLVG
- the dapF gene encoding diaminopimelate epimerase yields the protein MAPLSFWKMSGSGNDFILVDNRRGAVPAGEGAALARRLCARGFSVGADGLILIERSREADFAWRFHNADGSEAAMCGNGGRCAARFAFLRKIAPARMRFLTGAGLIRAEVRGERVKLELPPPAGYREAVPVEIAGNPVEAGFIVVGVPHAVLHAESLESVPVAEWGRPLRHHAAFGPAGANVNFFRVEGPHALRVRTYERGVEGETHACGTGSVATVLVAAAAGLVSSPVTVTTSGGEKLRVYFRRRAGEFAEVFLEGRADVVYEGRLWEAPAAPARAKRRGREGR